The Pongo abelii isolate AG06213 chromosome 20, NHGRI_mPonAbe1-v2.0_pri, whole genome shotgun sequence genome window below encodes:
- the GARRE1 gene encoding granule associated Rac and RHOG effector protein 1 isoform X4 — protein MGHTPEVEEAVRSWRGAAEATSRLRERGCDGCLAGIEVQQLFCSQSAAIPEHQLKELNIKIDSALQAYKIALESLGHCEYAMKAGFHLNPKAIEASLQGCCSEAEAQQTGRRQTPPQPMQCELPTVPVQIGSHFLKGVSFNESAADNLKLKTHTMLQLMKEVGCYNGITSRDDFPVTEVLNQVCPSTWRGACKTAVQLLFGQAGLVVVDTAQIENKEAYAPQISLEGSRIVVQVPSTWCLKEDPATMSLLQRSLDPEKTLGLVDVLYTAVLDLNRWRAGREQALPCIQIQLQREICDFGNQADLPSGNGNKSSGGLQKTFSKLTSRFTKKASCTSSSSSTNYSIQNTPSKNIFIAGCSEEKAKMPGNIDTRLQSILNIGNFPRTTDPSQSAQNSSNTVANGFLMERRENFLHGDDGKDEKGMNLPTDQEMQEVIDFLSGFNMGQSHQGSPLVTRRNSAATAMVTEQKAGAMQPQQPSLPMPPPPRAPQAGAHTPLTPQPGMAPQQQSPKQQQPQVQYYQHLLQPIGPQQPPPQPRAPGKWVHGSSQQPAQTVGAGLSPLGQWPGISDLSSDLYSLGLVSSYMDNVMSEVLGQKPQGPRNNTWPNRDQSDGVFGMLGEILPFDPAVGSDPEFARYVAGVSQAMQQKRQAQHGRRPGNPRGNWPPVDDAHRTWPFPEFFTEGDSLHGGWSGAQGDSASSSDETSSANGDSLFSMFSGPDLVAAVKQRRKHSSGEQDTSTLPSPPLLTTVEDVNQDNKTKTWPPKAPWQHPSPLPSTLPSPSAPLYAVTSPGSQWNDTMQMLQSPVWAATNDCSAAAFSYVQTPPQPPPPPAHKAAPKGFKAFPGKGERRPAYLPQY, from the exons GCGACATCTAGGCTAAGAGAAAGAGGCTGTGATGGTTGCCTGGCAGGAATTGAAGTTCAACAACTCTTTTGTTCTCAAAGTGCAGCAATTCCTGAGCACCAGCTAAAAGAACTGAACATAAAAATCGACAGTGCTTTGCAA gCATATAAGATAGCTCTGGAAAGCTTAGGACACTGTGAATATGCAATGAAAGCCGGCTTCCACCTGAATCCAAAGGCGATTGAAGCAAGTTTGCAG GGCTGCTGCAGCGAGGCGGAAGCTCAGCAGACGGGGCGGAGGCAGACACCCCCGCAGCCCATGCAGTGTGAGCTCCCCACCGTCCCTGTGCAGATAGGATCGCACTTCCTGAAGGGCGTCTCCTTTAATGAGTCGGCCGCCGACAATCTGAAACTTAAGACG CATACAATGTTACAGCTGATGAAGGAGGTGGGCTGCTATAATGGAATCACATCCAGGGATGATTTTCCTGTGACTGAAGTGCTGAACCAGGTTTGCCCTTCCACATGGCGAGGTGCCTGCAAGACGGCGGTGCAGCTGctgtttggccaggctggactg GTGGTGGTTGACACAGCACAGATTGAGAATAAAGAAGCCTATGCCCCCCAGATCAGTTTAGAAGGCTCTAGAATCGTGGTTCAAGTCCCATCCACATG GTGCCTGAAAGAAGACCCTGCCACCATGTCCCTGCTGCAGAGAAGCCTTGATCCTGAGAAAACCCTGGGTCTGGTGGACGTGCTCTACACAGCCGTGCTGGACCTAAACCGCTGGAGGGCTGGAAG GGAGCAAGCTTTACCCTGCATACAGATCCAGCTGCAAAGGGAGATCTGTGATTTTGGCAACCAGGCTGACCTGCCTTctggaaatggaaacaaatcTTCAGGTGGCCTGCAGAAGACATTCTCCAAACTGACATCCCGGTTCACCAAGAAAGCTTCATGTACCAGCTCCAGCAGCAGCACAAATTATTCCATCCAAAATACCCCTTCCAAAAACATCTTCATAGCTGGATGTTCCGAAGAGAAGGCCAAAATGCCTGGCAATATTGATACAAGGTTACAAAGCATTTTGAACATTGGTAATTTCCCCAGGACTACAGACCCTTCACAGTCAGCTCAGAATTCCAGTAATACAGTGGCCAATGGCTTTCTCATGGAGAGGCGTGAGAACTTCCTGCATGGAGATGATGGCAAGGATGAGAAGGGTATGAACTTACCAACTGATCAGGAAATGCAAGAGGTGATAGATTTTCTCTCGGGCTTTAACATGGGCCAGTCACATCAGGGCTCTCCGTTGGTGACAAGGCGTAATTCTGCTGCCACAGCCATGGTGACTGAGCAGAAGGCAGGAGCCATGCAGCCACAGCAGCCGTCACTGCCCATGCCTCCTCCACCACGGGCACCCCAGGCTGGGGCACACACACCTCTGACACCCCAGCCGGGAATGGCACCTCAGCAGCAGTCTCCAAAGCAGCAACAACCTCAAGTCCAATACTACCAACACCTACTCCAGCCCATTGGACCgcagcagcccccaccccagcctcggGCACCTGGGAAATGGGTACATGGCTCATCCCAGCAGCCAGCGCAGACTGTTGGAGCAGGTCTATCTCCTCTTGGTCAGTGGCCTGGCATATCTGATCTCAGTTCTGACTTGTACAGCTTGGGTCTGGTGAGCAGCTATATGGATAACGTGATGTCAGAGGTTCTGGGACAGAAGCCGCAGGGACCTAGAAATAACACCTGGCCAAACCGTGACCAAAGTGATGGAGTCTTTGGAATGCTGGGAGAGATTCTGCCTTTCGATCCTGCAG TGGGCTCAGACCCAGAGTTTGCACGCTATGTGGCAGGAGTCAGCCAGGCAATGCAGCAGAAGCGGCAGGCCCAGCACGGTCGCCGGCCAGGCAACCCCCGGGGCAACTGGCCGCCTGTGGATGACGCCCATCGGACCTGGCCCTTCCCCGAGTTCTTCACAGAAGG GGATAGCCTGCACGGTGGCTGGTCGGGTGCTCAGGGAGACTCCGCCAGCTCGAGTGATGAGACATCCTCAGCCAACGGGGACAGCTTGTTCTCCATGTTTTCAGGGCCTGATCTCGTTGCTGCTGTCAAGCAGAGAAG GAAACACAGCAGTGGAGAGCAAGACACCAGCACGCTGCCCTCACCGCCTCTCCTCACCACAGTGGAGGACGTGAACCAG gataacaaaaccaaaacatgGCCACCCAAAGCACCCTGGCAGCACCCTTCCCCGCTTCCCAGCACGCTGCCCAGCCCCAGCGCACCACTCTATGCAGTCACCAGCCCTGGCAGCCAGTGGAACGACACCATGCAGATGCTGCAGTCTCCAGTGTGGGCCGCAACCAACGACTGCAGTGCCGCTGCCTTCTCCTACGTGCAGACCCCaccacagcccccacccccaccagcacACAAGGCAGCACCCAAGGGCTTCAAGGCCTTCCCTGGGAAGGGTGAGCGCAGGCCAGCCTATCTGCCCCAGTACTGA